One window from the genome of Rhodococcus sp. ABRD24 encodes:
- a CDS encoding ATP-binding cassette domain-containing protein, translating to MNPDTTNSSAPAESTGDVALRLSGTTTGYSTRRTFRPSVARAVTSGLCATARQGELTVLLGPNGSGKSTLLRTICGLQPALGGQITLGGRNIRDMAADEIARAIAVVLTERVEPGMLSGRELAGLGRTPHLGLGGRMSHHDHEVVSWALDAVGANHLADRPAAEMSDGERQRILSARALAQEPTLLVLDEPTAFLDVPSRVALVELMRRAAREHDLAVVMSTHDLELALRVADHVWLLDRAGRLDTGTPEQLALDGRIGEVFDSQAMRFDAGTGVFVLDSTRGEQQRGVRVSGTDPAASAVTRLLSREGFAVAAAGEDAHLSIEADSGTRVVIRADGQTRRLSGLDSLPDVLRALPESALRVVEPTEIVGTLAEIAAVSPYLATTTGEPGPGHWRPVRTLYENAGVLAEAVADVRARIGPTESRVAASTLFFGYAARLWKSALGGVILTGRLPDLDPDDLEWICEEGRISLNLRNPQGWKGGDLTELAREMVLDRHLAPMIDAIRNAEPMSARLLWGNVASALIGAARVIDDGSSADTTHRAQLATEAILRDPRLTGALEPEHTGYRRRSCCLFYRTPGAGYCGDCVLTRPTHDEEVTA from the coding sequence GTGAACCCCGACACCACGAACTCGTCCGCACCGGCGGAGTCCACCGGCGACGTCGCCCTACGGCTGTCCGGAACCACCACCGGTTACTCGACGCGGCGGACCTTTCGCCCATCTGTCGCCCGGGCCGTCACCTCCGGGCTCTGTGCCACCGCACGGCAGGGTGAACTGACCGTACTGCTCGGCCCCAACGGCAGCGGCAAGTCCACACTGTTGCGCACGATCTGCGGGTTGCAGCCGGCGCTCGGTGGCCAGATCACGCTGGGCGGCAGGAACATCCGCGACATGGCGGCCGACGAGATCGCCCGGGCGATCGCCGTGGTGCTCACGGAACGGGTCGAGCCCGGAATGCTGTCCGGCCGCGAACTCGCCGGGCTCGGCCGTACCCCACACCTCGGGCTCGGCGGCAGGATGAGTCATCACGATCACGAGGTGGTGTCCTGGGCTCTGGACGCGGTGGGCGCGAACCACCTCGCGGACCGTCCGGCCGCCGAGATGTCCGACGGCGAACGACAGCGGATCCTCAGCGCCCGCGCCCTCGCGCAGGAGCCGACGCTACTCGTTCTCGACGAACCGACCGCGTTCCTGGACGTCCCGTCCCGGGTCGCGCTGGTCGAACTGATGCGCCGGGCGGCCCGCGAGCACGACCTGGCCGTGGTGATGTCGACGCACGACCTCGAACTGGCGCTGCGGGTCGCCGACCATGTGTGGCTGCTCGACCGTGCCGGCCGACTCGACACCGGGACCCCTGAACAGCTCGCACTCGACGGCCGCATCGGCGAGGTATTCGATTCGCAGGCAATGCGATTCGATGCCGGTACCGGAGTATTCGTGCTCGATTCGACGCGCGGCGAGCAACAACGCGGGGTCAGGGTGTCGGGTACCGACCCCGCCGCGTCCGCAGTAACCCGCCTGCTCAGCCGAGAAGGATTCGCCGTAGCCGCAGCCGGGGAGGATGCGCATTTGTCCATCGAGGCCGATTCCGGAACCCGGGTGGTGATCCGGGCCGACGGGCAGACCCGAAGGCTCTCCGGACTCGACTCCCTCCCCGACGTACTGCGTGCACTTCCTGAATCGGCGCTGCGCGTAGTGGAACCCACCGAGATCGTCGGCACACTGGCCGAGATCGCAGCCGTCAGTCCATATCTCGCGACGACCACCGGCGAGCCCGGACCGGGACACTGGCGGCCGGTCCGCACCCTGTACGAGAACGCGGGCGTACTGGCCGAAGCCGTGGCCGACGTGCGGGCCCGGATAGGCCCCACCGAGTCTCGGGTCGCCGCATCCACTCTGTTCTTCGGATATGCCGCACGGCTGTGGAAGTCGGCGCTCGGCGGCGTGATCCTGACCGGCCGGTTGCCCGATCTCGATCCCGACGACCTGGAATGGATCTGCGAAGAAGGGAGAATCAGCCTGAACCTGCGAAACCCGCAGGGATGGAAGGGCGGTGACCTGACCGAACTGGCGAGGGAGATGGTTCTCGACCGCCACCTCGCACCAATGATCGATGCAATCCGGAACGCTGAACCGATGTCTGCTCGACTCCTGTGGGGCAACGTCGCGTCCGCGCTGATCGGCGCGGCCCGCGTCATCGACGATGGATCCAGCGCCGACACCACCCACCGCGCGCAACTTGCCACCGAAGCCATCCTCCGCGATCCCCGGCTGACCGGCGCACTCGAACCCGAGCACACCGGCTACCGCCGCCGTAGCTGCTGCTTGTTCTATCGCACCCCGGGCGCCGGGTACTGCGGAGACTGCGTGCTCACCCGCCCCACCCACGACGAAGAGGTAACCGCATGA
- a CDS encoding iron ABC transporter permease: MACLIAATAALFLLALVLGPVRVPLADTIRVVLGAEPSDPRWQVVVHELRLPRALTAVIAGAALGIAGLQMQTLFRNALADPYVLGASSGASLGVALVVITAGTAGSASFTAGLAGMGRAGVVLAAASGAALVLLLVLLLSRWVRSSVTLLLVGVMVGSATTAVVSVLLVYADPVRAQLFLLWGLGSFASTTWSDLALMAPIVIAAAAAALATVRPLNALLLGEGYARTMGIDVRRARLITLLAASLLAGVTTAFCGPIGFLGLAVPHLARLAIGTSDHRALMPTVMLMGSAVALACGIVSQVPNSDRVLPLNAVTAMIGAPIVITVLIRARRGIDGASL, from the coding sequence ATGGCCTGCCTCATCGCGGCCACCGCGGCACTGTTCCTGCTGGCGCTGGTCCTCGGACCGGTCCGCGTCCCGCTTGCCGACACGATCCGCGTCGTCCTCGGTGCCGAACCCTCGGACCCACGCTGGCAGGTGGTGGTGCACGAACTACGACTGCCACGCGCGCTGACTGCGGTCATCGCCGGTGCAGCCCTCGGCATAGCGGGACTGCAGATGCAGACCCTGTTCCGCAACGCGCTCGCCGACCCCTACGTGCTCGGCGCGAGCTCAGGCGCGAGCCTCGGTGTGGCGCTGGTCGTCATCACGGCCGGCACCGCGGGATCCGCATCCTTCACGGCCGGACTCGCCGGAATGGGACGGGCCGGCGTCGTGCTGGCCGCCGCGAGCGGCGCGGCCCTGGTGCTGCTGCTGGTCCTGCTCCTCTCGCGCTGGGTCCGCTCTTCCGTGACGTTGCTCCTGGTCGGCGTGATGGTCGGATCCGCTACCACCGCGGTCGTCAGCGTCCTGCTGGTGTACGCCGATCCGGTACGCGCGCAACTGTTCCTGCTGTGGGGGCTGGGCAGCTTCGCCTCGACGACGTGGTCCGACCTGGCGCTGATGGCACCGATCGTGATCGCCGCCGCAGCGGCGGCCCTGGCCACCGTGCGCCCTCTCAACGCACTGCTTCTCGGAGAGGGCTACGCCCGAACCATGGGCATCGATGTCCGTCGTGCACGGCTGATCACACTGCTGGCAGCCTCGTTGCTCGCCGGCGTCACCACCGCGTTCTGCGGACCGATCGGATTCCTCGGACTCGCGGTCCCGCACCTGGCACGCCTGGCCATCGGTACCTCGGACCATCGGGCACTGATGCCCACGGTGATGTTGATGGGTTCCGCGGTGGCACTCGCCTGCGGCATCGTCAGCCAGGTCCCGAACAGCGACCGAGTACTTCCACTCAACGCGGTGACCGCGATGATCGGCGCCCCCATCGTGATCACCGTGCTCATCCGGGCTCGACGCGGAATCGATGGAGCCTCCCTGTGA
- a CDS encoding ArsI/CadI family heavy metal resistance metalloenzyme: MSRAQLALNVDDLDAAVTFYSKLFGTEPAKLKPGYANFAIVDPPLKLVLLENPGNGGTVNHLGVEVGSSAEVHEEIARLTGEGLFTDEEIGTTCCFATQDKVWVTGPAGEKWEIYTVLADSETFGSGPRHDDSGDESQDGVCCGSAEDRAAGTSCC, encoded by the coding sequence ATGTCCCGCGCGCAACTCGCTCTCAACGTCGACGATCTGGATGCAGCCGTCACGTTCTACTCCAAGCTCTTCGGAACCGAACCGGCCAAGCTGAAGCCGGGGTACGCCAACTTTGCCATTGTGGACCCGCCGCTGAAGCTGGTCCTGCTCGAGAATCCCGGCAACGGCGGGACGGTCAACCACCTGGGCGTCGAGGTCGGATCCAGCGCCGAGGTGCACGAGGAAATCGCCCGGCTCACCGGCGAGGGACTGTTCACCGATGAGGAGATCGGCACCACCTGTTGCTTCGCCACTCAGGACAAGGTGTGGGTGACCGGTCCGGCGGGGGAGAAATGGGAGATCTACACCGTGCTCGCCGACTCCGAGACCTTCGGGTCGGGTCCGCGGCATGACGACTCCGGCGACGAGTCGCAGGACGGAGTTTGCTGCGGTTCGGCCGAAGATCGCGCGGCCGGTACCTCCTGCTGCTGA